The Streptococcus mitis genome has a segment encoding these proteins:
- the uvrA gene encoding excinuclease ABC subunit UvrA: MQDKIVIHGARAHNLKNIDVEIPRDKLVVVTGLSGSGKSSLAFDTLYAEGQRRYVESLSAYARQFLGNMEKPDVDAIDGLSPAISIDQKTTSKNPRSTVGTTTEINDYLRLLYARVGTPYCINGHGAIKASSVEQIVDKVLELPERQRLQILAPVIRKKKGQHKSVIEKVQKDGYVRVRVDGEVYDVTEVPELSKSKQHNIDVVVDRIVIKEGIRSRLFDSIEAALRIAEGYVIIDTMDDSELLFSEHYACPVCGFTVSELEPRLFSFNAPFGSCSECDGLGIKLEVDTDLVVPDASKTLREGALAPWNPISSNYYPNMLEQAMTAFGVDLDKPFEDLSEEDKNLILYGSDGKEFHFHYENEFGGVRDIGIPFEGVVNNIKRRYHETNSDYTRTQMRLYMNELTCGTCHGYRLNDQALSVRVGGEQGPHIGEISDLSIADHLDLVSQLTLSENEAIIARPILKEIKDRLTFLNNVGLNYLTLSRSAGTLSGGESQRIRLATQIGSNLSGVLYILDEPSIGLHQRDNDRLIASLKKMRDLGNTLIVVEHDEDTMREADYLIDVGPGAGVFGGEIVAAGTPKQVARNSKSITGQYLSGKRAIPVPDERRVGNGRFIEVTGARENNLQNVTACFPLGKFIAVTGVSGSGKSTLINSILKKAIAQKLNRNSDKPGKFKTITGIEHVDRLIDIDQSPIGRTPRSNPATYTGVFDDIRDLFAQTNEAKIRGYKKGRFSFNVKGGRCEACSGDGIIKIEMHFLPDVYVACEVCHGTRYNSETLEVHYKEKNISQVLDMTVNDAVDFFQHIPKIQRKLQTIKDVGLGYVTLGQPATTLSGGEAQRMKLASELHKRSTGKSFYILDEPTTGLHTEDIARLLKVLARFVDDGNTVLVIEHNLDVIKTADHIIDLGPEGGVGGGTIIATGTPEEVAANEASYTGHYLKGKLHHE; the protein is encoded by the coding sequence ATGCAAGATAAAATTGTCATTCATGGGGCGCGTGCCCATAATTTAAAAAATATTGATGTGGAGATTCCGCGAGACAAGCTGGTTGTCGTGACTGGCTTGTCAGGCTCAGGAAAATCCAGTCTGGCCTTTGATACCCTCTATGCGGAGGGTCAACGTCGCTATGTGGAGAGTTTGTCAGCCTACGCTCGTCAATTCTTGGGGAATATGGAGAAGCCTGATGTAGATGCTATTGATGGTCTCAGCCCAGCTATTTCTATCGACCAGAAAACGACTAGTAAAAACCCTCGCTCGACGGTTGGAACCACGACTGAAATCAATGACTATCTGCGTCTCCTCTACGCACGTGTGGGGACGCCTTACTGTATCAACGGGCATGGAGCTATCAAGGCCTCTTCTGTGGAGCAGATTGTTGATAAGGTTTTGGAACTGCCAGAACGCCAGCGCTTGCAGATTTTGGCCCCTGTCATCCGCAAGAAAAAAGGTCAACATAAGAGTGTCATTGAGAAGGTTCAGAAAGACGGTTATGTCCGTGTCCGTGTGGATGGGGAAGTCTATGATGTGACAGAAGTGCCAGAGTTGTCTAAGAGCAAGCAACACAATATTGATGTCGTGGTTGACCGTATCGTTATCAAGGAGGGCATTCGTAGCCGTCTCTTTGATTCCATTGAGGCTGCCCTTCGTATTGCAGAAGGTTATGTCATTATCGACACTATGGACGACTCTGAGTTGTTGTTCTCTGAGCATTATGCCTGTCCAGTTTGTGGCTTTACTGTTTCAGAGTTAGAGCCACGTCTCTTCTCATTCAATGCTCCTTTTGGTTCTTGTAGTGAGTGTGATGGCTTGGGTATCAAGCTGGAGGTGGATACTGATTTGGTAGTGCCAGATGCCAGCAAAACGCTACGTGAGGGGGCGCTAGCACCTTGGAATCCTATCTCATCCAACTACTATCCAAACATGTTAGAGCAGGCCATGACAGCCTTTGGAGTGGATCTGGATAAGCCTTTTGAAGACTTGTCAGAAGAAGATAAGAACTTGATTCTCTATGGATCTGATGGTAAGGAATTCCATTTCCACTATGAGAATGAATTTGGTGGCGTGCGCGATATTGGCATTCCTTTTGAGGGAGTTGTTAATAATATCAAACGTCGCTACCATGAAACTAATAGTGACTACACCCGCACCCAGATGCGCCTTTACATGAATGAGCTGACCTGCGGAACCTGTCACGGCTATCGTCTTAATGACCAGGCTTTGTCTGTTCGTGTGGGTGGCGAGCAAGGACCACATATCGGAGAAATTTCAGACCTATCTATCGCTGACCACTTGGACTTGGTGAGCCAGTTAACCTTGTCTGAAAATGAAGCCATCATTGCTCGTCCTATTCTCAAGGAAATCAAGGACCGTTTGACCTTCCTTAATAACGTGGGTCTTAACTATCTGACTCTGTCTCGTTCGGCAGGAACCCTTTCAGGTGGGGAAAGTCAGCGTATTCGTTTGGCAACCCAGATTGGTTCTAACCTATCAGGTGTCCTCTATATCCTAGACGAGCCGTCAATCGGTCTTCACCAGAGGGATAATGACCGTCTGATTGCCAGTCTCAAAAAGATGCGTGACTTGGGCAATACTCTCATAGTAGTGGAACATGACGAAGATACCATGCGTGAGGCGGATTATCTGATTGATGTTGGTCCCGGTGCCGGTGTTTTTGGTGGGGAGATTGTCGCCGCAGGTACGCCCAAGCAGGTGGCTCGCAACAGCAAGTCTATCACAGGCCAGTACTTGTCAGGCAAACGTGCCATTCCAGTACCAGACGAGCGCCGTGTAGGAAATGGTCGTTTTATCGAAGTGACAGGAGCGCGTGAGAACAACCTGCAAAATGTCACAGCTTGCTTTCCACTAGGAAAATTCATCGCAGTGACAGGGGTATCAGGTTCAGGGAAATCGACCCTAATCAATAGCATTCTCAAAAAAGCTATTGCCCAGAAGCTCAACCGTAATTCAGACAAACCTGGTAAATTCAAGACCATAACAGGGATTGAGCATGTAGACCGCTTGATTGACATTGACCAGAGCCCTATCGGACGAACACCGAGGTCCAACCCAGCTACCTATACAGGAGTTTTTGACGATATACGTGACCTCTTTGCTCAGACAAATGAAGCCAAGATTCGAGGCTACAAGAAAGGGCGTTTCAGTTTCAACGTCAAGGGTGGTCGCTGTGAAGCCTGCTCAGGTGACGGGATCATCAAGATTGAGATGCACTTCTTGCCAGATGTTTATGTGGCTTGTGAAGTCTGCCACGGAACCCGCTACAACAGTGAAACCCTAGAAGTTCACTATAAGGAAAAGAATATCTCGCAGGTCTTGGATATGACCGTCAACGATGCAGTGGACTTCTTCCAACATATTCCAAAGATTCAACGTAAACTTCAGACTATCAAGGATGTGGGACTGGGCTATGTAACGCTAGGGCAACCAGCTACCACCCTTTCTGGGGGAGAAGCTCAGCGTATGAAGTTGGCTAGCGAACTTCACAAACGCTCGACAGGAAAATCTTTCTACATTTTGGATGAGCCGACGACAGGGCTTCATACCGAGGATATCGCTCGCTTGCTTAAGGTTTTAGCTCGCTTTGTTGACGATGGCAATACAGTCCTTGTCATTGAGCACAATCTAGACGTTATCAAGACAGCAGACCATATTATTGACTTGGGACCTGAAGGTGGTGTCGGTGGTGGAACCATCATCGCAACAGGAACTCCAGAAGAAGTAGCGGCCAATGAAGCCAGCTACACAGGACATTATTTGAAAGGAAAGTTACATCATGAATAA
- a CDS encoding DNA-3-methyladenine glycosylase I, with protein sequence MTKRCSWVKMTNPLYIAYHDEEWGYPLHDDQVLFELLCMETYQAGLSWETVLNKRQSFREAFHSYQIQAIVEMTDTELEDLLDNPAIIRNRAKIFATRANAQAFLRLQAEYGSFDAYLWSFVEGKTIVNDVPDYRQAPAKTLLSEKLAKDLKKRGFKFTGPVAVLSFLQAAGLVDDHENDCEWKGLK encoded by the coding sequence ATGACAAAACGTTGTTCGTGGGTCAAGATGACCAATCCGCTCTACATTGCCTATCATGATGAGGAGTGGGGTTATCCCCTCCATGATGATCAAGTATTGTTTGAGTTGTTGTGCATGGAAACCTATCAGGCAGGTCTGTCTTGGGAAACGGTGCTCAACAAACGCCAATCTTTCCGAGAAGCCTTTCATAGCTATCAAATTCAAGCGATCGTAGAGATGACCGACACTGAATTGGAAGACTTGCTGGATAATCCAGCCATCATCCGAAATAGAGCCAAGATTTTTGCTACACGCGCTAACGCCCAAGCCTTTCTACGACTACAGGCAGAATATGGCTCTTTTGATGCCTATCTTTGGTCTTTTGTTGAGGGGAAAACGATTGTTAACGATGTTCCCGATTACCGCCAAGCCCCAGCTAAAACACTCTTATCTGAGAAATTAGCCAAAGATCTCAAAAAACGTGGTTTCAAGTTCACAGGCCCAGTCGCCGTATTGTCATTTTTACAAGCTGCAGGTCTGGTTGATGACCATGAGAATGATTGTGAATGGAAGGGTCTTAAATGA
- a CDS encoding DUF3021 domain-containing protein gives MKKQVFHDAAAGVLIGLILSIIFSLIYAPNTYAPLSPESLIGQVMAQHQVHGALVLLYCTLIWAAIGILFNFGKRLFSRDWSLLRATLTHFFLMLAGFVPLATLAGWFPFHWIFYLQLIIEFAIVYLIIWTISYKRASKKVDHINQLLEHRK, from the coding sequence ATGAAAAAACAAGTATTTCACGATGCAGCTGCCGGTGTTCTTATCGGCCTCATCCTCTCTATCATCTTTTCACTCATTTATGCACCAAATACCTACGCCCCACTGAGTCCCGAGTCTCTCATCGGCCAAGTGATGGCTCAACATCAGGTTCACGGTGCCTTGGTCTTGCTCTACTGCACACTTATTTGGGCAGCTATCGGTATTCTCTTCAACTTTGGAAAGCGATTATTCAGCCGTGACTGGAGCTTGCTCCGTGCGACTCTGACCCATTTCTTCCTCATGCTGGCTGGCTTTGTCCCACTAGCAACCCTAGCAGGTTGGTTTCCCTTCCACTGGATTTTCTATCTCCAACTCATTATCGAGTTTGCGATTGTCTACCTCATCATTTGGACTATTTCCTATAAAAGAGCATCAAAAAAAGTAGACCATATCAATCAACTCTTGGAGCATAGAAAGTAA
- the ruvA gene encoding Holliday junction branch migration protein RuvA, with protein MYEYLKGIITKITAKYIVLETNGIGYILHVANPYAYSGQVNQETQIYVHQVVREDAHLLYGFRSEDEKKLFLSLISVSGIGPVSALAIIAADDNAGLVQAIETKNITYLTKFPKIGKKTAQQMVLDLEGKVVVASDALPAKVSVQTSAENQELEEAMEAMLALGYKATELKKIKKFFEGTTDTAENYIKSALKMLVK; from the coding sequence ATGTACGAATATTTAAAAGGAATCATTACCAAAATCACTGCTAAATACATTGTTCTTGAAACCAACGGTATCGGTTATATCCTGCATGTGGCTAATCCCTATGCCTACTCAGGTCAGGTCAACCAAGAAACTCAAATTTATGTGCATCAAGTCGTGCGTGAGGACGCTCATCTGCTTTATGGATTTCGCTCAGAAGACGAGAAAAAGCTCTTTCTCAGTCTGATTTCGGTTTCTGGGATTGGTCCTGTATCAGCTCTTGCTATTATCGCTGCCGATGACAATGCTGGCTTGGTTCAAGCCATTGAAACCAAGAATATCACCTACTTGACCAAGTTCCCTAAAATTGGCAAGAAAACAGCCCAGCAGATGGTGCTAGACTTGGAAGGAAAAGTCGTCGTGGCTAGTGATGCCCTTCCTGCTAAGGTCTCAGTGCAAACCAGCGCTGAAAATCAAGAATTGGAAGAAGCTATGGAAGCCATGTTGGCTCTGGGCTACAAGGCAACCGAGCTCAAGAAAATCAAGAAATTCTTTGAAGGAACGACAGATACAGCTGAGAACTATATCAAGTCGGCCCTTAAAATGTTGGTCAAATAG
- a CDS encoding LytTR family DNA-binding domain-containing protein, producing the protein MKVELQISETYKEEKLIVQAPQETEKVQKVIEFAENLDRKEKIKGKIDDQVYLVKIGKIQRFYIENRKVLAETASQTYTIDLRLYQVLELLSSNFIQISQSEIININSISHLKLTPNGLVEIFLKNESFTYSSRRYLKTIKEKLEL; encoded by the coding sequence ATGAAAGTAGAACTACAGATTAGTGAGACTTACAAGGAGGAAAAACTGATTGTCCAAGCACCTCAAGAAACTGAAAAAGTCCAAAAAGTCATCGAATTTGCAGAAAATCTGGACCGAAAAGAAAAAATCAAAGGAAAAATTGATGATCAGGTCTATCTAGTTAAGATTGGCAAGATTCAACGCTTCTATATCGAGAATCGGAAGGTTCTAGCAGAAACGGCAAGTCAGACCTACACCATTGATTTGCGCCTCTATCAGGTTCTTGAACTCTTGTCAAGCAATTTTATCCAAATTTCCCAATCAGAAATCATCAATATCAACTCCATCTCTCATCTCAAGCTTACGCCCAACGGTCTGGTAGAAATCTTTCTAAAAAACGAAAGCTTCACCTACTCTTCCCGCCGTTACCTAAAAACCATCAAGGAGAAATTAGAACTATGA
- a CDS encoding S66 family peptidase, which yields MISTIGIVSLSSGIIGEDFVKHEVDLGVQRLKDLGLNPIVLPHSLKGLDFIKNHPEARAEDLIHAFSDDSIDIILCAIGGDDTYRLLPYLFENDQLQKVIKQKIFLGFSDTTMNHLMLHKLGIKTFYGQSFLADICELDKEMLAYSLHYFKELIETGRISEIRPSNVWYEERTDFSPKALGTPRISHANTGFELLQGNARFEGKILGGCLESLYDIFDNSRYADSTELCQKYKLFPDLSDWEGKILLLETSEEKPEPEDFKKMLRTLKDTGIFEVINGLLVGKPMDETFYDDYKEALLNIIDSNTPIIYNLNVGHATPRAIVPFGVHAHVDAQEQVIRFDYNK from the coding sequence ATGATTTCTACTATTGGTATTGTTAGTTTATCTAGTGGCATTATCGGAGAGGACTTTGTCAAACACGAAGTGGACTTGGGTGTCCAACGTCTCAAGGACCTGGGACTCAATCCTATCGTTTTGCCCCATTCGCTAAAAGGATTAGACTTTATCAAGAACCATCCTGAAGCTCGTGCAGAGGATTTGATTCATGCCTTTTCTGATGATAGCATCGACATAATCCTATGCGCCATCGGTGGAGACGATACCTATCGCTTGCTACCTTATCTTTTTGAAAATGACCAACTACAAAAGGTTATCAAACAAAAAATTTTTCTTGGCTTCTCGGATACAACCATGAACCATCTCATGTTGCATAAACTAGGAATCAAAACTTTTTATGGTCAATCCTTCTTAGCAGACATTTGTGAATTAGACAAAGAAATGCTAGCCTATAGCCTTCACTACTTTAAAGAATTGATTGAGACGGGAAGAATCTCAGAAATCCGCCCTAGCAATGTTTGGTATGAGGAACGAACTGATTTTAGTCCCAAGGCTCTGGGAACACCTCGTATCAGTCATGCAAATACTGGTTTTGAGCTGTTGCAAGGAAATGCCCGGTTCGAGGGAAAAATCCTCGGTGGTTGCCTCGAATCCCTCTACGATATCTTTGACAACTCTCGATACGCAGATAGCACGGAGCTCTGCCAAAAATACAAACTTTTCCCTGACTTGTCAGACTGGGAAGGAAAGATCCTCTTGCTAGAGACAAGCGAAGAAAAGCCTGAACCAGAAGACTTCAAAAAGATGTTGCGGACTTTAAAGGACACTGGCATATTCGAGGTCATCAATGGACTCTTGGTCGGAAAACCTATGGATGAAACTTTCTATGACGACTATAAAGAGGCACTATTGAATATCATTGACAGCAATACCCCGATTATCTATAATCTGAATGTCGGCCACGCAACTCCAAGAGCAATTGTACCCTTTGGGGTCCATGCTCATGTAGATGCACAGGAACAAGTCATTCGCTTTGACTATAACAAATAA
- a CDS encoding DUF1129 domain-containing protein produces the protein MSQIDLQKLTKKNQEFVHIATQQFIKDGKTDAEIKAIFEEVIPQILEEQAKGTTARSLYGAPTHWAHSFTVKEQYEKEHPKENDDPKLMIMDSALFITSLFALVSALTTFFAADQAFGYGFVTLLLVGLVGGFAFYLMYYFVYQYYGPDMDRSQRPPFWKSVLVILASMFLWLLVFFATSFLPASLNPVLAPLPLAIIGAALLALRFYLKKRLNIRSASAGPTRY, from the coding sequence ATGTCTCAGATTGATCTACAAAAATTAACCAAGAAAAACCAAGAGTTTGTCCACATCGCTACCCAACAATTCATCAAAGATGGAAAAACAGACGCTGAAATCAAGGCTATTTTTGAGGAAGTTATTCCCCAAATCCTTGAAGAGCAAGCCAAGGGTACGACTGCTCGTTCCCTCTATGGCGCACCGACCCATTGGGCTCATAGTTTCACTGTCAAGGAACAATATGAAAAAGAGCATCCAAAAGAAAATGATGATCCAAAACTCATGATTATGGACTCAGCTCTTTTCATCACTAGCCTCTTTGCCCTCGTCAGCGCCCTCACAACTTTCTTTGCGGCAGATCAAGCTTTCGGCTATGGATTTGTCACTCTCCTGCTAGTTGGACTGGTTGGTGGATTTGCCTTCTACTTGATGTACTACTTTGTTTACCAATATTATGGACCAGATATGGACCGCAGTCAACGCCCACCTTTCTGGAAATCTGTACTGGTTATCCTAGCTTCTATGTTCCTTTGGTTGCTTGTCTTCTTTGCAACAAGCTTCCTACCAGCTAGCCTTAACCCAGTACTTGCTCCATTGCCACTGGCTATTATTGGAGCAGCCCTCCTAGCCCTTCGCTTCTATCTCAAGAAACGCTTGAACATCCGCAGCGCAAGTGCAGGACCAACACGCTATTAA
- a CDS encoding magnesium transporter CorA family protein, whose product MKQVFLSTTTEFKEIDTLEPGTWINLVNPTQNESLEIANAFDIDIADLRAPLDAEEMSRITIEDEYTLIIVDVPVTEERNNRTYYVTIPLGIIITEETIITTCLEPLPVLDVFINRRLRNFYTFMRSRFIFQILYRNAELYLTALRSIDRKSEQIESQLHQSTRNEELIELMELEKTIVYFKASLKTNERVIKKLTSSTSNIKKYLEDEDLLEDTLIETQQAIEMADIYGNVLHSMTETFASIISNNQNNIMKTLALVTIVMSIPTMVFSAYGMNFKDNEIPLNGEPNAFWLIVFIAFAMSVSLTLYLIHKKWF is encoded by the coding sequence ATGAAACAAGTTTTTCTCTCTACAACAACTGAATTTAAAGAGATCGATACACTTGAACCGGGTACTTGGATCAATCTCGTCAATCCGACTCAAAATGAATCACTCGAAATCGCTAACGCCTTCGATATCGATATTGCCGACCTTCGAGCACCGCTCGATGCGGAAGAAATGTCTCGTATTACCATTGAAGACGAGTACACCCTGATTATCGTTGACGTGCCGGTCACAGAAGAAAGAAATAACCGCACCTACTACGTAACCATCCCGCTTGGTATCATCATCACTGAGGAAACCATTATCACTACGTGTTTGGAACCATTACCAGTCCTCGATGTCTTTATCAACCGTCGATTGCGTAATTTCTATACCTTCATGCGCTCACGTTTTATCTTCCAGATTCTTTATCGCAATGCAGAGCTTTACCTAACAGCCCTTCGTTCGATTGACCGTAAGAGTGAACAAATCGAAAGTCAACTGCATCAATCAACTCGTAATGAAGAATTGATTGAGCTCATGGAATTGGAAAAAACTATCGTCTATTTCAAGGCTTCCCTCAAAACAAATGAGCGTGTGATTAAGAAATTGACCAGCTCAACCAGCAATATCAAGAAATACCTTGAGGACGAAGACCTGCTTGAAGATACCCTGATTGAAACCCAACAGGCCATCGAGATGGCAGACATTTATGGAAACGTCTTGCATTCTATGACAGAGACCTTCGCCTCTATCATTTCCAACAACCAGAACAACATCATGAAAACCTTGGCCCTTGTGACCATCGTCATGTCCATCCCAACCATGGTCTTTTCTGCCTACGGGATGAACTTTAAGGATAATGAAATCCCCCTAAACGGAGAGCCAAATGCTTTTTGGTTAATCGTCTTTATCGCCTTTGCTATGAGTGTCTCGCTCACTCTCTATCTCATCCATAAAAAATGGTTCTAA
- the mutL gene encoding DNA mismatch repair endonuclease MutL: MSHIIELPEVLANQIAAGEVIERPASVVKELVENAIDADSSQIIIEIEEAGLKKIQITDNGHGIAHDEVELALRRHATSKIKNQADLFRIRTLGFRGEALPSIASVSILTLLTAVEEASHGTKLVARGGEVEEVIPATSPVGTKVCVEDLFFNTPARLKYMKSQQAELSHIIDIVNRLGLAHPEISFSLISDGKEMTQTAGTGQLRQAIAGIYGLASAKKMIEIENSDLDFEISGFVSLPELTRANRNYISLFINGRYIKNFLLNRAILDGYGSKLMVGRFPLAVIHIHIDPYLADVNVHPTKQEVRISKEKELMALVSEAIANSLKEQTLIPDALENLAKSTVRNREKVEQTILPLKENTLYYEKTEPTRPSQAEVADYQVELTEEGQDLTLFAKETLDRLTKPAKLHFAERKPANYDQLDHPELDLVSLDKAYDKLEREESSSFPELEFFGQMHGTYLFAQGRDGLYIIDQHAAQERVKYEEYRESIGNVDQSQQQLLVPYIFEFPADDALRLKERMALLEEVGVFLAEYGENQFILREHPIWMAEEEIESGIYEMCDMLLLTKEVSIKKYRAELAIMMSCKRSIKANHRIDDHSARQLLYQLSQCDNPYNCPHGRPVLVHFTKSDMEKMFRRIQENHTSLRELGKY, translated from the coding sequence ATGTCTCATATTATTGAATTGCCAGAGGTGCTGGCAAACCAGATTGCAGCTGGGGAGGTCATTGAACGTCCTGCTAGCGTTGTTAAGGAGCTGGTAGAAAATGCCATTGACGCGGATTCTAGTCAGATTATCATTGAGATTGAGGAAGCTGGTCTCAAGAAAATTCAAATCACAGATAATGGTCATGGAATTGCCCACGATGAGGTGGAATTGGCCCTGCGTCGTCATGCGACCAGTAAGATAAAAAATCAAGCAGACCTCTTTCGGATTCGGACGCTTGGTTTTCGTGGTGAAGCCCTGCCCTCTATCGCGTCTGTCAGCATTTTAACTCTTTTGACAGCAGTTGAGGAAGCAAGTCATGGGACCAAGCTAGTCGCGCGTGGGGGTGAAGTTGAGGAAGTCATCCCGGCGACTAGTCCTGTGGGGACCAAAGTTTGTGTGGAGGACCTCTTTTTCAACACGCCTGCCCGCCTCAAGTATATGAAGAGCCAGCAAGCAGAGTTGTCTCATATCATTGATATTGTCAACCGTCTGGGCTTAGCCCATCCTGAAATTTCTTTTAGCTTGATTAGTGATGGCAAGGAAATGACGCAGACAGCTGGGACTGGTCAACTGCGCCAAGCTATTGCAGGGATTTACGGTTTAGCCAGCGCCAAGAAGATGATTGAAATTGAGAATTCTGACCTTGATTTCGAAATTTCAGGTTTTGTGTCTCTGCCTGAGTTGACTCGGGCTAATCGCAACTATATCAGCCTCTTCATCAATGGCCGTTATATCAAGAACTTTCTGCTCAATCGTGCAATTCTAGACGGCTATGGCAGTAAGCTCATGGTGGGACGCTTTCCGTTGGCTGTCATTCATATCCATATTGACCCTTATCTAGCGGATGTCAATGTTCATCCAACCAAGCAAGAGGTGCGGATTTCCAAGGAAAAAGAATTGATGGCCTTGGTTTCAGAAGCTATTGCAAATAGTCTCAAGGAGCAAACTTTGATACCTGATGCCTTGGAAAATCTTGCCAAATCGACCGTGCGTAATCGTGAGAAGGTGGAGCAAACTATTCTCCCACTCAAAGAAAATACGCTCTACTATGAGAAAACTGAGCCGACAAGACCTAGTCAAGCTGAGGTGGCTGATTATCAGGTAGAATTGACTGAGGAAGGGCAGGATTTAACCCTATTTGCCAAAGAAACCTTGGACCGATTGACCAAGCCAGCAAAACTGCATTTTGCAGAGAGAAAGCCTGCTAACTACGACCAGCTAGATCATCCAGAGTTAGACCTTGTGAGTCTTGATAAGGCTTATGACAAGCTGGAGCGAGAAGAATCTTCCAGCTTCCCAGAGTTGGAATTTTTCGGGCAAATGCATGGAACCTATCTCTTTGCCCAAGGGCGAGATGGACTTTACATCATAGACCAGCATGCGGCACAGGAACGGGTCAAGTACGAGGAGTATCGTGAAAGCATTGGCAATGTTGACCAGAGCCAGCAGCAACTCCTAGTGCCCTATATTTTTGAATTTCCCGCAGATGATGCCCTTCGTCTTAAGGAAAGAATGGCACTTTTAGAGGAAGTTGGAGTCTTTCTAGCAGAGTACGGAGAAAATCAATTTATCTTACGTGAACATCCTATTTGGATGGCAGAAGAAGAGATTGAGTCAGGCATCTATGAAATGTGCGACATGCTCCTTTTAACCAAGGAAGTTTCTATCAAGAAATATCGAGCAGAGCTAGCTATCATGATGTCCTGCAAACGGTCTATCAAGGCCAACCATCGTATCGATGACCATTCAGCTAGACAACTCCTCTATCAGCTTTCTCAATGTGACAATCCTTATAACTGTCCTCACGGACGTCCTGTTTTGGTGCATTTCACTAAGTCGGATATGGAAAAGATGTTTCGACGTATTCAGGAAAATCACACCAGTCTCCGTGAGTTGGGGAAATATTAA
- a CDS encoding CPBP family intramembrane glutamic endopeptidase yields MMSNKYKGILIFAILYTVLFVFDGVKLLTSLMPSSIANYLVYVVLALYGSFLFKDRLIQQWKEIRKTKRKFFFGVLTGWLFLILMTVFFGFISGMLRQFVGLDGQGLNQSNIQSTFQEQPLLIAVFACVIGPLVEELFFRQVLLHYLQKRLPGLLSIILVGLVFALTHMHSLALSEWIGAVGYLGGGLAFSIIYVKEKENIYYPLLVHMLGNSLSLIILAISSM; encoded by the coding sequence ATGATGTCTAACAAATATAAGGGAATTCTGATTTTTGCGATTCTCTATACAGTCCTCTTTGTGTTTGATGGCGTTAAATTGCTGACTTCTTTAATGCCATCTTCCATTGCAAATTATCTAGTTTATGTAGTTTTAGCTCTATATGGCTCCTTCTTGTTCAAGGATAGATTGATCCAACAATGGAAGGAGATTAGAAAGACTAAAAGAAAATTCTTCTTTGGCGTCTTAACAGGATGGCTCTTTCTCATCCTGATGACTGTTTTCTTTGGATTTATATCAGGAATGTTGAGGCAGTTTGTGGGACTAGATGGACAAGGTCTAAATCAGTCTAATATTCAAAGTACCTTTCAAGAACAACCACTACTGATTGCTGTTTTTGCTTGTGTCATTGGACCTTTGGTGGAAGAACTCTTTTTCCGTCAGGTCTTATTGCATTACTTGCAGAAACGGTTGCCAGGTTTACTAAGCATTATTCTGGTAGGACTTGTTTTTGCTCTAACTCATATGCATAGTTTGGCTCTATCAGAGTGGATTGGTGCAGTTGGTTACTTAGGTGGAGGCCTTGCCTTTTCTATTATTTATGTGAAAGAAAAGGAGAATATCTACTATCCCCTACTTGTTCACATGTTAGGCAACAGTCTTTCCTTGATCATTTTAGCTATCAGTAGTATGTGA